A genomic segment from Oncorhynchus clarkii lewisi isolate Uvic-CL-2024 chromosome 12, UVic_Ocla_1.0, whole genome shotgun sequence encodes:
- the LOC139420993 gene encoding cGMP-specific 3',5'-cGMP phosphodiesterase 3-like: MEVSVQLYALLLSGAVALSLILLTGLCLSCRRHNLPTSIQQHYSEDYTQHTLGFGLAHPPYNPSAATSWGAPPSSLLSHISPQMVLRPNSVTPTENESNDGYESPRDEYVNEDSYEQGSGYLMVLPSVLPGTGSLRHFNQCLSSQSTGNSGEVMKINMNVDVGKSDDSDDGSNDYVNTKENSDEEGNMNVDLGKSDDSDEGSNDYVNTKGNSDDEGNMNINVEKSDDSDEEGNDYVNTKDM, translated from the exons ATGGAGGTGTCTGTGCAGCTGTATGCGTTGCTGCTGAGTGGAGCGGTCGCCTTGTCACTCATCCTGTTGACTGGCCTATGTCTCAGCTGCAGAAGACACAACCTGCCTA CGTCCATTCAGCAGCATTACAGTGAGGATTACACTCAGCA CACCCTAGGATTTGGCTTGGCCCACCCAccat ACAACCCCTCTGCTGCCACAAGCTGGGGTGCTCCCCCTTCCAGCCTTCTTTCACACAT TTCACCACAGATGGTTCTGAGACCGAACTCTGTCACACCGACTGAAAATG AGAGTAATGACGGCTATGAGAGTCCAAGAGATG AGTATGTCAACGAGGACAGCTATGAACAAGGATCAGGCTACCT AATGGTGTTACCATCAGTTCTTCCTGGGACTGGGTCTCTGCGTCATTTCAACCAATGTCTAAGCTCCCAAAGCACAG GAAACAGTGGCGAGGTTATGAAAATCAATATGAATGTCGACGTGGGAAAGAGTGATGACAGTGATGACGGCAGCAACGACTATGTCAATACTAAAG AAAACAGTGACGAGGAGGGCAATATGAATGTCGACCTGGGAAAGAGTGACGACAGTGATGAAGGCAGCAACGACTATGTCAATACTAAAG GAAACAGTGACGACGAGGGCAACATGAATATCAACGTGGAAAAGAGTGATGACAGTGATGAAGAAGGCAACGACTATGTCAATACTAAAG ATATGTGA